In Papaver somniferum cultivar HN1 chromosome 1, ASM357369v1, whole genome shotgun sequence, a genomic segment contains:
- the LOC113334056 gene encoding glutaredoxin-C9-like yields MVDINLEDPLKKGAMKISDDYSGSRGKLEAGIKGLVSENAVLIFGRRGCCMCHVMKRLLLALGVNPTVYEVIDEADEISVINELLSVIETHNNDHKGNKETHSDYSELQFPAVYIGGKLFGGLDRLMGAHITGELIPKLKQAGALWL; encoded by the coding sequence ATGGTTGATATTAATCTTGAAGACCCATTGAAGAAAGGTGCAATGAAGATCAGTGATGACTATAGTGGTAGTAGAGGTAAACTGGAAGCAGGAATCAAAGGTTTAGTATCAGAAAACGCAGTATTAATATTTGGAAGACGTGGGTGTTGTATGTGTCATGTTATGAAACGCTTATTATTAGCGTTAGGTGTTAATCCTACTGTTtatgaagttattgatgaagctgATGAAATATCTGTCATCAATGAATTATTATCAGTCATTGAGACTCACAATAATGATCATAAAGGTAATAAGGAGACACATAGTGATTATAGTGAGCTTCAGTTTCCAGCTGTATATATTGGTGGGAAATTATTTGGTGGTTTAGATAGACTTATGGGTGCTCATATCACTGGTGAATTAATACCTAAGTTGAAACAAGCTGGTGCTTTGTGGCTTTAA